In a single window of the Eshraghiella crossota genome:
- a CDS encoding Ltp family lipoprotein: MKKLSVLLLTIIACCMLWACGKTATFNESEEETTTHKKNKTEYSTTAEDITESSERQTYSDSDYKTGITFDNISRNPKDYEGKLVYFTGEVVQLMEGDDENQIRLAVDGDYDKVILIGYDPEITTSRILEDDNIEIYGTSVGIFQYESVLGQTISIPAVYVDKINLINGNQNTPNEPVNQPAKQPVEKPAEQPAKQPAEQPAPPATKPAAQPTTPASNVSAGESNALKSAKSYLDMGGFSKESLKGQLEYEGYDANQIQYALDNCGADWKKQALMSAKSYLGSNMGFSKLGLTEQLEYEEFTSDEVRYAIDNCGGDWMAQAVIKAQSYMESVPMSRDELISQLEYEKFTHEEAVHGVDAVGL, encoded by the coding sequence ATGAAGAAATTGTCAGTATTGTTATTAACGATTATTGCATGCTGCATGTTATGGGCATGTGGCAAAACAGCAACTTTTAATGAATCTGAAGAGGAGACTACAACACACAAAAAGAATAAGACTGAGTATTCTACAACGGCAGAAGATATAACTGAATCTTCTGAGAGACAGACATACAGCGATAGTGATTATAAGACAGGAATTACATTCGATAACATTTCCCGTAATCCAAAGGATTATGAGGGAAAACTTGTATATTTTACAGGAGAGGTTGTCCAGCTTATGGAAGGAGATGATGAGAATCAGATCCGCCTTGCCGTTGACGGAGACTACGATAAGGTGATTCTTATAGGCTATGATCCAGAAATAACAACAAGCCGTATTCTTGAAGATGATAATATTGAAATTTATGGAACGTCAGTAGGCATTTTCCAGTATGAATCGGTTCTCGGACAGACTATATCAATTCCGGCTGTATACGTTGATAAGATTAATCTGATCAATGGCAATCAGAATACGCCCAATGAGCCTGTAAACCAACCCGCAAAACAGCCTGTAGAGAAACCTGCAGAACAGCCTGCAAAGCAGCCTGCAGAACAACCTGCACCACCAGCTACCAAACCTGCTGCCCAGCCGACAACTCCTGCCTCTAATGTATCGGCCGGCGAATCCAATGCATTAAAGAGTGCAAAAAGTTATCTGGATATGGGTGGTTTTTCAAAAGAAAGTCTCAAAGGTCAGCTTGAATATGAGGGATATGATGCAAATCAGATACAGTACGCCCTTGACAATTGCGGTGCCGACTGGAAAAAACAGGCACTTATGTCTGCCAAGTCTTACCTGGGAAGCAATATGGGATTTTCTAAACTTGGTCTTACGGAACAACTTGAATACGAAGAATTCACATCTGATGAAGTCCGGTATGCTATAGATAACTGTGGTGGCGACTGGATGGCACAGGCTGTCATTAAAGCGCAATCCTACATGGAATCGGTGCCAATGTCAAGAGATGAACTTATAAGCCAGCTTGAATATGAAAAGTTCACCCATGAAGAAGCTGTTCACGGAGTGGACGCGGTAGGCCTGTAA
- a CDS encoding rhomboid family intramembrane serine protease, which translates to MKTIKKKFRITFNAPVVLGLIFICFAATLLGEITKGRSTALFFMTYHSSLLNPLTYIRFITHVFGHAGWEHFIGNATYLLLLGPVLEEKYKSRTLIEIIIITALVTGIINYIFFPNIALCGASGIVFAFIILASFTGFKDGEIPLTFILVATIYIGQQIYDGITVNDNVSQMAHITGGLVGSITGYILNKKTVTQ; encoded by the coding sequence ATGAAAACAATAAAAAAGAAATTCAGAATTACATTTAATGCACCGGTAGTATTAGGTTTAATTTTTATATGTTTTGCGGCAACACTACTGGGAGAAATTACAAAGGGTAGAAGCACAGCATTATTTTTTATGACATATCACTCATCATTATTAAATCCTCTGACCTATATAAGGTTTATAACACATGTTTTTGGGCATGCAGGCTGGGAGCATTTTATCGGTAATGCGACATATCTTTTATTATTAGGACCGGTATTAGAGGAAAAATACAAATCCAGAACATTAATTGAAATAATAATCATTACGGCACTGGTTACCGGTATTATCAACTATATCTTTTTCCCTAATATTGCACTATGCGGAGCCAGCGGAATTGTCTTTGCCTTCATTATTCTGGCTTCATTTACCGGATTTAAAGATGGTGAAATTCCTCTGACATTTATTCTTGTTGCCACCATATATATAGGCCAGCAGATATATGACGGAATTACAGTTAATGATAATGTATCGCAAATGGCTCATATTACCGGCGGACTGGTAGGTTCAATAACAGGATATATTCTTAACAAAAAAACAGTAACCCAGTAA
- a CDS encoding N-acetylmuramoyl-L-alanine amidase, with product MLIALDAGHGGSDPGAVYNGRREKDDNLKLAMAVGDILKNEGMDVFYTRDNDIYETPFKKATDANNSGADYFVSFHRNSGENPNAASGVQVLIYSEGGEKEQLAENILDNLTDLGFKDLGIIERPNLVVLKRTNMPAVLIETGFINNDSDNEKFDDEFEQIAAAIADGILKTIGSGTASRDNNVQPAPDESNIKDPYEGLYEKDRESSRCTCDKLYRVQVGAFRNRDNADRLLEPLLDMGYPAFIIYQDDLYKVQVGAYKNLDNAVDMERKLRKLKYNTYITI from the coding sequence ATGCTTATTGCTTTAGATGCAGGACATGGCGGAAGTGACCCGGGAGCGGTGTATAACGGAAGACGTGAAAAAGATGACAACTTAAAGCTTGCCATGGCGGTTGGAGATATCCTTAAAAATGAAGGCATGGATGTTTTTTATACAAGAGATAACGACATATATGAAACACCGTTTAAAAAGGCAACGGATGCCAATAATTCAGGAGCGGATTATTTTGTATCATTTCACAGAAATTCAGGAGAGAATCCCAACGCCGCAAGCGGAGTGCAGGTGCTGATTTACAGTGAAGGCGGAGAGAAAGAACAACTCGCCGAAAATATACTGGATAATCTTACGGATCTGGGCTTTAAAGACCTGGGTATTATAGAAAGACCTAATCTTGTGGTGCTTAAACGTACCAATATGCCGGCGGTGCTTATTGAAACAGGCTTTATCAACAACGATAGTGATAATGAGAAGTTCGATGATGAATTTGAACAGATAGCGGCGGCGATAGCCGATGGAATATTAAAAACCATAGGTTCCGGCACAGCGTCGAGGGATAATAATGTACAGCCTGCACCGGATGAAAGTAATATAAAAGACCCATACGAGGGATTGTATGAAAAAGACAGGGAAAGCAGCAGATGCACCTGTGACAAATTATACCGTGTCCAGGTAGGGGCTTTCAGAAACCGTGACAATGCGGACCGACTTTTGGAACCGTTGCTGGATATGGGGTATCCCGCATTTATTATTTATCAGGATGACCTCTATAAAGTGCAGGTAGGTGCATACAAAAATCTTGATAATGCCGTGGATATGGAAAGAAAATTAAGAAAATTAAAATATAATACTTATATAACAATCTGA
- a CDS encoding dihydrofolate reductase, which produces MNLIAAVDKNWAIGYKNELLVRIPEDQKWFRETTTGKAVIMGRKTLESFPNKRPLKNRTNIVITKDMNYKVDGAIVVHSIEEAVEAAKDFADEDVYVIGGASIYKQMLPLCDVAHITKIDYAYDADSYFPNLEDEGFVITESSDERTYFDLIYEFVKYERKNN; this is translated from the coding sequence ATGAATTTAATCGCAGCAGTAGACAAAAACTGGGCAATAGGATACAAAAACGAACTTCTTGTAAGAATTCCTGAGGATCAGAAATGGTTCAGGGAGACCACAACGGGCAAAGCCGTAATTATGGGACGCAAGACCCTTGAAAGTTTTCCTAATAAACGCCCTTTAAAGAACAGAACCAATATTGTAATAACAAAAGATATGAATTACAAGGTTGACGGAGCTATTGTGGTTCACAGTATAGAAGAAGCCGTTGAGGCGGCAAAAGATTTTGCCGATGAAGACGTATATGTAATCGGCGGTGCTTCCATATATAAGCAGATGCTTCCACTTTGCGACGTAGCCCATATTACTAAGATAGATTATGCTTATGACGCAGATTCGTACTTCCCTAATCTGGAAGATGAAGGATTTGTTATCACAGAATCCAGCGACGAAAGAACATATTTTGACCTTATATATGAATTTGTAAAATATGAAAGGAAAAATAATTAA
- the thyA gene encoding thymidylate synthase: MSYADKVFIDMCKDILENGVSTEGEKVRPHWEDGTPAYTIKKFGVVNRYDLSKEFPLVTLRKTALKSATDELLWIWQKKSNNIHDLHSHIWDAWADENGSIGKAYGYQLGVKHRYKEGMMDQVDRVIYDLKNNPFSRRIMTNIYVHQDLHEMNLYPCAYSMTFNVTQKKGEDKLTLNAILNQRSQDILTANNWNVAQYAVLVHMLAQVCDMQVGELVHVIADAHIYDRHIPIVEELISRECYDAPTFHLNPEVKDFYKFTRDDVSVDNYITGPQVTNIPVAI, encoded by the coding sequence ATGAGCTACGCAGATAAAGTTTTTATAGACATGTGTAAGGATATCCTTGAAAACGGTGTAAGTACGGAGGGTGAAAAAGTAAGACCACACTGGGAGGACGGAACTCCTGCTTATACAATCAAAAAATTCGGTGTTGTAAACAGATATGATCTCAGCAAGGAATTTCCGCTTGTTACATTAAGAAAAACAGCACTTAAGAGTGCAACAGACGAATTGTTATGGATATGGCAGAAAAAATCCAACAATATCCATGACCTTCACAGCCATATATGGGATGCATGGGCGGACGAGAACGGCTCAATCGGCAAAGCATACGGTTATCAGCTTGGCGTAAAGCACCGGTATAAAGAAGGCATGATGGATCAGGTAGACCGTGTTATATATGATTTAAAGAACAATCCTTTCAGCAGAAGGATAATGACTAATATATATGTGCACCAGGATTTACATGAGATGAATTTATATCCATGTGCCTACAGCATGACTTTTAACGTTACCCAGAAAAAAGGTGAAGACAAGCTTACGCTTAACGCAATTCTTAACCAGAGGTCACAGGACATACTCACAGCCAATAACTGGAATGTTGCACAGTATGCGGTGCTTGTGCACATGCTGGCACAGGTATGTGATATGCAGGTGGGAGAACTTGTACATGTAATCGCAGATGCACACATATATGACAGACATATTCCTATTGTGGAGGAACTTATATCAAGAGAATGTTATGATGCACCGACGTTCCATCTTAATCCCGAGGTAAAAGATTTTTACAAGTTTACAAGGGATGATGTATCGGTAGATAATTATATAACCGGACCACAGGTCACCAATATACCTGTAGCTATATAG
- the hflX gene encoding GTPase HflX, whose protein sequence is MIDNREAEERVILVAVRKSDRENTEQSLDELCELASTAGAVTVARVIQNLDNFNPATYIGKGKIDEIKELIIEYDATGIICDDELSPAQMNNLSDALEIKVMDRTLLILDIFAARANTNEGKIQVELAQLRYRSSRLSGLGNALSRLGGGIGTRGPGETKLEMDRRIIHERIGQLKHELEAVVTHRELTRSQRSRSNIPVVAIVGYTNAGKSTLLNTLTGAGILAENKLFATLDPTTRGLELESGQQILLTDTVGFISKLPHHLVEAFKSTLEEAVYADIILHVVDASNPAMDSQMYVVYDTLEKLGAGDKPIITAFNKIEIAGNKVLKDFKADKTVNISALHGDGLTELKDTIEEVLRESKIYIEKTYSYTEASKISLIRKYGQLISEEYVAEGIEVKAYVPTEIYDKVK, encoded by the coding sequence ATGATTGATAACAGAGAAGCGGAAGAAAGAGTTATTCTTGTAGCTGTAAGAAAATCAGACAGAGAAAATACCGAACAGTCCCTTGACGAGCTTTGCGAGCTTGCGTCAACTGCAGGTGCTGTAACGGTGGCAAGGGTAATACAGAATCTTGATAATTTCAATCCGGCCACTTATATCGGCAAGGGTAAGATAGATGAGATTAAAGAACTGATAATAGAATATGATGCAACAGGCATAATATGTGATGACGAACTTTCTCCGGCACAGATGAACAATCTCAGCGATGCCCTTGAAATTAAAGTTATGGACAGAACGCTTCTTATTCTCGATATTTTTGCAGCAAGGGCTAATACCAACGAGGGTAAGATTCAGGTTGAGCTTGCCCAGTTGAGATATCGTTCCTCAAGACTTTCGGGACTTGGAAACGCACTTTCAAGACTCGGCGGAGGTATCGGTACAAGAGGTCCCGGAGAGACAAAGCTTGAGATGGACAGGCGAATTATCCATGAGAGAATAGGACAGCTTAAGCATGAGCTTGAAGCGGTTGTTACCCACCGTGAGCTTACAAGAAGCCAGAGGAGCCGTTCCAATATTCCGGTGGTCGCTATAGTAGGATATACTAACGCAGGTAAGTCGACACTTCTTAATACATTAACGGGTGCGGGAATACTTGCGGAAAATAAGCTTTTTGCCACACTTGACCCTACAACGAGAGGGCTGGAGCTTGAAAGCGGGCAGCAGATTCTTCTCACGGATACAGTCGGATTTATAAGCAAACTTCCTCATCACCTTGTGGAAGCTTTTAAAAGCACACTTGAAGAAGCTGTATATGCAGATATAATTCTTCATGTCGTGGATGCTTCCAATCCTGCAATGGATTCCCAGATGTATGTTGTATATGATACCCTTGAGAAACTGGGAGCGGGCGATAAGCCTATAATAACGGCTTTTAACAAAATAGAAATTGCAGGCAATAAAGTTCTTAAAGATTTTAAGGCCGACAAGACCGTTAATATATCGGCTCTTCACGGTGACGGACTGACAGAACTTAAAGATACCATTGAAGAAGTTTTAAGAGAAAGCAAAATATATATAGAAAAGACATATTCTTATACGGAGGCTTCCAAGATATCCCTTATAAGAAAATACGGACAGCTTATAAGTGAGGAATATGTTGCGGAGGGAATAGAAGTCAAGGCTTATGTTCCTACGGAGATATATGATAAAGTAAAATAG
- a CDS encoding tetratricopeptide repeat protein, whose amino-acid sequence MKKHLFIDIICAGTVAAAVLTGCGKSNSLSCQAGMSKIETCDYQGAIESFNEIISKDSSNRDAYRGLGIAYYKLGDIKTAEEQFDTVITKSGSRYDSICLDAMKYYAECLTKSGEYNKAIEYYTTLIDECGKADKADLYYLRGCAYVHTGNENNAALDFEEAISLSDNSYSLYCNMYNEFMASGYTDRAESYLRRLISSKDADDFLIGKTYYLFGDYTQAEQFLKKAIDAGEKDAAFYLALTYEAQERYSEAEDLYMDYINKDTSNSEVYNQYGAYLIKRFKYTEALEYISKGLESAKGETKKALLYNQAICYEYLGDFSKALDLFESYVKDYSDDTKALREYTFLKSRVS is encoded by the coding sequence ATGAAAAAACATTTATTTATAGATATTATATGTGCAGGCACAGTTGCCGCAGCAGTTTTAACAGGATGTGGCAAGAGCAATTCATTGTCATGTCAGGCAGGAATGAGCAAAATTGAGACCTGCGATTACCAGGGAGCTATAGAATCATTTAATGAGATTATAAGTAAGGACAGCAGTAACAGGGACGCTTACAGGGGACTTGGAATTGCTTATTATAAGCTTGGGGACATTAAAACGGCCGAGGAGCAGTTTGATACCGTGATTACCAAATCAGGCAGCAGATATGACAGTATTTGCCTTGATGCAATGAAATATTATGCGGAATGTCTCACAAAAAGCGGCGAATACAATAAAGCAATAGAGTATTATACAACACTTATTGATGAATGCGGCAAGGCTGATAAGGCAGATTTATATTATTTAAGAGGTTGTGCATATGTCCATACGGGCAATGAGAATAATGCGGCACTTGATTTTGAAGAGGCTATTTCCCTCAGTGACAACAGTTATTCCTTATATTGTAATATGTATAACGAATTTATGGCATCAGGTTATACAGACAGGGCTGAATCTTATCTCAGAAGACTCATTTCAAGTAAAGATGCGGATGATTTTCTTATAGGCAAGACATATTATCTTTTCGGGGACTATACACAGGCAGAACAGTTCCTTAAGAAGGCCATAGACGCAGGTGAGAAGGATGCAGCTTTTTACCTTGCACTTACTTATGAAGCACAGGAAAGATATTCGGAAGCGGAAGACCTTTATATGGATTATATCAATAAAGATACGTCTAACAGCGAAGTATATAACCAGTACGGGGCATATCTTATCAAGAGATTTAAGTATACCGAGGCTCTGGAATATATAAGTAAAGGTCTTGAGTCAGCTAAAGGAGAAACTAAGAAAGCACTGCTTTACAATCAGGCAATATGCTACGAATATCTCGGAGATTTCAGCAAGGCACTGGATTTGTTTGAAAGCTATGTAAAGGATTACAGTGATGATACAAAGGCTTTGAGAGAATATACGTTTTTGAAGTCCAGGGTATCTTAA
- a CDS encoding ECF transporter S component, whose product MEQVKTGAFIFATAVVIFCFVFFYILEKKNTSVRKIMLITVLTTMSIAGRFIFAPFPGFKPVTAVVIIAGMYLGIEAGFYCGALTALVTNFYFGQGMYTPFQMLTWGLIGIISALIGGLLRKNKAVLIIYGVFAGVIFSLLMDIYTVIWTFGTFRWSYYLITISTSFTFTIIYAVSNVIFLLALAVPLGKKIEHAYQKRE is encoded by the coding sequence ATGGAACAGGTAAAGACAGGTGCTTTTATTTTTGCAACAGCAGTTGTTATTTTCTGCTTTGTATTTTTCTATATTCTCGAAAAAAAGAATACTTCAGTGAGAAAAATCATGCTTATAACGGTGCTTACAACCATGTCGATTGCAGGACGTTTCATATTCGCACCTTTTCCCGGATTTAAGCCGGTGACAGCGGTTGTGATAATTGCCGGAATGTATCTTGGAATAGAGGCAGGTTTTTACTGTGGGGCGCTTACCGCACTTGTTACTAATTTTTACTTCGGACAGGGAATGTATACTCCTTTCCAGATGTTGACATGGGGTTTAATCGGGATTATATCCGCCCTTATTGGGGGACTGTTAAGAAAAAACAAAGCCGTTCTCATAATTTACGGTGTGTTTGCCGGTGTGATTTTTTCACTTTTAATGGACATTTATACGGTTATATGGACCTTTGGGACGTTTAGATGGAGTTATTATCTGATTACGATAAGTACGTCGTTTACATTTACGATAATTTATGCGGTTTCCAACGTAATATTTTTACTGGCACTTGCAGTTCCTCTTGGGAAGAAAATAGAGCATGCTTATCAAAAAAGAGAGTGA
- a CDS encoding ATP-binding cassette domain-containing protein, whose protein sequence is MDIQYKKIVEKGNFILVCGMTGSGKTTLLKKLKEYFKDNAMMVMQNPDNQIIMDSVYGELAVNLSGKGLKDDFIKRRIAETASFFSLSHMFDKRTDSLSGGEKQILNLASVIACDKDVLLLDEPASMLDPVMAGRLLDRVKKINKEFFKTVIITEHRTDELFYYADKIILLDKCEIVYAGKPDEAAVYMAENGYGYLLPTVARIFADKRPVPLSLAEGHKYIKQRNTIHKEQDSVNNKNEIAAEFKNVSFGYTKENGFVIEDFSMKLYKGKCHFIVGENGSGKTTVAKLLSGYIKPYSGKIKTYGNSIGILSQDVTDHFTNDEYDGRNPYDLSGGEKQLLALSLVLKNNPDIIILDEPTKGVDNREKANLINTINELKKQQKTILVISHDISFMADAADYVCMISDRQPVYSGNVREFCLENVFYTTPVCRMWKGISEDVVTEKEAEEWNR, encoded by the coding sequence ATGGATATACAATATAAAAAGATAGTCGAAAAGGGTAATTTTATATTAGTATGTGGTATGACCGGCAGCGGCAAAACCACACTTTTGAAGAAGTTAAAAGAATATTTTAAAGATAATGCCATGATGGTAATGCAAAATCCCGATAACCAGATAATTATGGACAGCGTGTATGGGGAGCTTGCCGTAAATTTATCGGGAAAAGGGCTTAAAGATGATTTTATTAAAAGAAGAATTGCGGAAACAGCTTCATTTTTTTCACTCAGCCACATGTTTGACAAAAGAACCGATTCACTCTCAGGTGGGGAAAAACAGATTTTGAATCTTGCTTCCGTAATTGCCTGCGATAAAGATGTACTCTTGCTTGACGAGCCTGCTTCCATGCTTGATCCGGTGATGGCCGGAAGGCTTCTTGACAGGGTTAAGAAGATTAATAAGGAATTTTTTAAAACAGTGATTATCACAGAGCACAGGACGGACGAACTCTTTTATTATGCGGATAAAATAATTCTCCTTGATAAGTGTGAGATTGTCTATGCCGGAAAACCTGATGAAGCAGCAGTATATATGGCGGAAAACGGTTATGGTTACCTGCTTCCCACGGTCGCAAGGATATTTGCGGATAAAAGACCTGTACCGCTTAGTCTGGCAGAGGGGCATAAATATATAAAACAGAGAAATACTATCCACAAAGAACAGGATTCCGTTAATAATAAAAACGAAATTGCGGCAGAATTTAAAAATGTGTCATTCGGATATACAAAAGAGAACGGTTTTGTAATCGAAGATTTTTCCATGAAACTGTACAAAGGAAAATGTCATTTTATCGTAGGTGAAAACGGCAGCGGCAAAACAACGGTTGCAAAGCTGCTTTCAGGATATATTAAGCCTTATTCGGGAAAAATAAAGACCTACGGCAACAGTATCGGTATTCTTTCACAGGATGTTACAGACCATTTTACAAATGATGAATATGACGGCAGAAACCCTTACGATTTAAGCGGAGGTGAAAAACAACTTCTTGCCCTGTCTCTTGTGTTAAAAAATAATCCTGACATAATAATTCTTGATGAGCCGACTAAAGGCGTAGATAACAGAGAAAAAGCTAATTTGATTAATACTATTAATGAATTAAAAAAACAACAAAAAACCATTCTTGTAATTTCCCATGACATTTCTTTTATGGCAGATGCGGCAGATTATGTGTGTATGATTTCAGACAGACAGCCGGTGTATTCAGGCAATGTAAGGGAGTTTTGTCTTGAAAATGTATTTTACACAACTCCTGTATGCAGGATGTGGAAAGGAATTTCAGAGGATGTGGTTACGGAGAAAGAGGCGGAAGAATGGAACAGGTAA
- a CDS encoding energy-coupling factor transporter transmembrane component T — protein MRKFENFNPYVLLVFFMCNLLPAMFLMEIKLNLLLLISGIIYIWVLKGKADFKILRNSFVITILITFVNMLVSHNGSHVFFYINNRAVTYESMRYGMTTGLMLSGAFVWFSCMDIVITGEKIQYIFRKMPKAGIIFSMILRFLPMYMRKYERMKMINDINNKSGRNSKDNAVFVFSGVTSYAMESSMETADIMESNGFTQSSQIFCGSYRFRLRDCILLIITILMAAGGLLLPGARFVFMAFMSLIPIFYRGKENVKLWIYNIKR, from the coding sequence ATGAGAAAATTTGAAAATTTCAACCCATACGTTCTGCTGGTATTTTTTATGTGCAATCTATTACCTGCAATGTTTTTAATGGAAATTAAACTTAATCTTCTGCTTCTTATATCCGGGATAATTTATATATGGGTTTTAAAAGGCAAGGCAGACTTTAAAATACTCAGAAATTCTTTTGTCATAACGATTCTTATTACTTTTGTAAATATGCTTGTGTCACATAACGGCAGCCATGTGTTTTTTTATATTAATAACAGGGCAGTTACTTATGAATCCATGCGCTACGGAATGACAACGGGACTTATGCTTTCCGGTGCCTTTGTGTGGTTTAGCTGTATGGATATTGTTATTACAGGGGAAAAAATACAATATATCTTTAGAAAAATGCCGAAAGCAGGCATTATTTTTTCAATGATTCTGAGATTCCTTCCCATGTATATGCGAAAATACGAAAGAATGAAAATGATCAATGACATTAATAACAAAAGCGGCAGAAACAGTAAAGATAATGCAGTTTTTGTTTTTTCGGGAGTGACAAGTTATGCGATGGAAAGCAGTATGGAGACAGCCGATATAATGGAAAGTAATGGTTTTACACAATCGTCACAGATATTCTGCGGCAGCTACAGGTTCAGGCTCAGGGACTGTATTCTGCTTATAATAACCATTCTTATGGCAGCGGGTGGATTATTGCTGCCTGGGGCAAGGTTTGTTTTTATGGCATTTATGTCTTTAATTCCGATTTTTTACAGGGGAAAGGAGAATGTTAAATTATGGATATACAATATAAAAAGATAG
- a CDS encoding DUF4430 domain-containing protein, translating to MKNKVIVFLTVIVLIFTGATGVKADTPDIDDCINKTLEYEYKEAAVTDAQSFVNDGLMAVAGISPCEWWVINIKALYPETDFSEYVKAVEKYLDEAEDIKPTDYERIALAFYILGEKDDFIREVIKEQTGKMGIMSVIYGLMPAAYGGYDADYIADSLLKFQLPDGSFSVNQKAGDVDVTAMALQAMAPLREKYEEKINKALEYLNNNMTENGGYKSMGTENSESLAQVIMAKTALKDTENMDILINELITYQNEDGGFCHIKGGKSNSIATYQCMSALISYKNGFVYDKTNLTETVKDDNTINTIKWQGKYIKYIVLSALGIGYVVFLVVFFIRKKKKKSVFMTFTIVFVGLAVYFSLSDFKTKDEYYDVKTSGEVVTYLEITGHGKEVILSEKEIDIKEGDSTFDQLLTASMIYEIPVDYNGSKVFSSIYVKAIAGMAEFDYGNMSGWTYSVNGEFPNVSCSAYKLSEGDYVRWIYTDDGKVGQ from the coding sequence ATGAAAAATAAAGTCATTGTATTTTTAACAGTAATCGTACTTATATTTACGGGAGCCACAGGCGTTAAAGCAGATACTCCCGATATAGACGACTGCATTAATAAAACACTTGAATATGAATACAAAGAGGCCGCCGTTACAGATGCACAGTCATTTGTAAATGACGGCCTTATGGCTGTTGCAGGGATAAGTCCCTGCGAATGGTGGGTTATTAATATTAAAGCATTGTATCCGGAAACAGATTTTTCGGAGTACGTTAAGGCAGTAGAAAAATACCTTGACGAGGCGGAGGATATCAAGCCTACAGACTATGAAAGAATTGCACTTGCATTTTATATATTGGGAGAAAAAGATGATTTTATAAGAGAGGTAATTAAAGAACAGACGGGCAAAATGGGCATTATGAGTGTAATTTACGGACTCATGCCGGCAGCATACGGCGGATATGATGCGGATTATATCGCCGATAGTCTTTTGAAATTTCAGCTTCCTGACGGAAGTTTTTCCGTAAATCAAAAAGCGGGTGACGTTGATGTGACGGCGATGGCTTTGCAGGCAATGGCACCTTTGAGGGAAAAGTATGAGGAGAAAATTAATAAGGCACTGGAATATCTTAACAATAATATGACCGAAAACGGTGGTTACAAGTCCATGGGGACAGAAAATTCTGAAAGCCTCGCCCAGGTAATTATGGCAAAAACAGCATTAAAAGATACAGAGAATATGGATATTCTTATCAACGAGCTTATTACTTACCAGAATGAGGACGGAGGATTCTGCCATATAAAAGGCGGAAAAAGCAACAGTATAGCCACATACCAGTGTATGTCTGCACTAATTTCCTACAAAAACGGATTTGTATATGATAAAACCAACCTGACAGAAACCGTGAAAGACGATAATACGATAAATACCATAAAATGGCAGGGAAAATACATTAAATACATTGTGCTTTCGGCACTTGGCATTGGATATGTGGTATTTCTTGTTGTTTTTTTCATAAGAAAGAAAAAGAAAAAGTCAGTATTCATGACTTTTACCATTGTGTTTGTGGGACTTGCGGTATATTTTTCCCTGTCCGATTTTAAGACAAAGGACGAGTACTACGACGTTAAAACATCGGGAGAAGTTGTGACATACCTTGAGATAACAGGCCATGGCAAAGAAGTTATTTTAAGTGAAAAAGAAATAGACATCAAAGAGGGAGACAGCACTTTTGACCAGCTTTTAACGGCTTCAATGATATATGAGATTCCGGTTGACTACAACGGAAGCAAAGTGTTTTCTTCGATTTATGTAAAAGCAATCGCAGGAATGGCAGAGTTTGATTACGGAAATATGTCGGGCTGGACTTATTCGGTAAACGGTGAATTTCCCAATGTGTCCTGCTCGGCTTACAAACTGTCGGAGGGAGATTATGTCAGATGGATTTACACGGATGACGGAAAGGTGGGGCAATGA